From Paenibacillus sp. FSL H8-0537:
ATACGACGATGATTACCGGCGTCGTTATCCAGCGTGAGGGCAAAGGAGCATGGGCCTGCTATCGGCAGGTCGTCATCCCGCGGGAACTGAAATCCATCAAGGAGAAGCTGTCGCTGGAGACGTCATACAGCGAGGAGGTCGCGCTGTTTTTCGGTGGCGAACGTAAGAAGCAAATGGAGGATATCGTGCTCCCTTTTGTATACAAAGGCGCGTCCTTCGAAGCGTATATTGACGTCGATGCCGGAACCGATCCGGCTGTCAGCAAGACGGCTGCTTATGTGGCGGAAATGGTATTGCGTGTGGAAGCTATGGGGATGAAAGCTCGTCTGAAACCGGAAGCAATTGTCGCTTCTTCTTATGCGAATCGGCATTCCAAGAAGCCTTACCGCTTCACGGCAAATGATGTCGTAGAACAATAAATAATAATAGATCAACAAGCAATGATGATGAAAAACAAGCAGGCGTATTCGTGCGTCTGCTTAACCATTGTTATACGTTTGCTATACAGCTGGTCCTGCTTTTCTAACGGTGCCTGGCTGTCTATTACATATATAGAAACAATCATCAAAACCATGCTCCGATTAAAAAAACGGCAAAAGGGGTAATCTATGGCAGGCGCGATGCTGGGAAGACTGGCAAAAAGATGAACCTTTAAAGGAGAGATACCGATGCCGAATACAACAAAACAATTGGAGCAGGAAATTATTGATGTGCTGCAAGCAAACCATGTATGCTCGTTTGCTACCGTAAATGGCGATAAGCCGATGGTGCGTTATATGGCGCTCTTCCATGATGGGCTTAACTTATATTTAGCGACAAATCGCGATACGAGCAAGGTTGATGAGCTGAGGGCTAACCCGAATGTTCATATTCTCGTTGGTTACGATGGCAAGCCGTCTTCCGATATTGTCCAAATTCAGGCACGTGCGGAATTGTGCGCGGACGACAAGCTGCGTGAGAAGCTGTGGAATGAAAATTTCAAGCAGTGGTTTGAAGGACCTCATGATCCGGAATACATTATTATAGAAGCGGTACCGGAGTATATTGAATACTCCAGCGACGGTGGAGAAACCAAGGTGTGGCTGCAATAACCACCCAGTAGCACTAGCGGTTAACTAGAGTTTTCCATAAAAAAAACCGAAAAGAGCCCGCTGCTTTCACGTTCATGTGAAGGCGCCGGGCTCTTTTGCTGCTATTGGCAACCATGTAACTGTAAACGATTGAAGCCCGGCTCTAGCTTAAGCCTTCACAAGCTCCTCTTGCTGGAGCTGCTCCGCATTCTCAGCATCGTCAGTGGCTGCTGCCTCAGGCTGCTCCGCTTGAAGCTCTGCATATTGCTCCATAAAGAAGCTGGTCAGCTCGGTGCATTTTTTCGATAGAGTAGATACGGATACGCTGTACTTCTCGGCAAGCTCGGCTTTCGAGCTTGGAATGCTCTGAATTTCGCAGATCAAATATTCCAAAGCCGCGCAGTAGACGCCGGATTTACGGAAAGAAGGTTTATTTGCATCCGTATATTCCTTCCACATAAACAGGGCAAGGCTAATTTGGGCAGGCGTATAGCCCTCCTTCATTTGCTTGGCCAGTTCACGGGCCAGCTCACCATAGGATGGAGCTTCCCATACAAGCTCTTGATCCAGCAGGCGTTCGATATCCGCGTAAGACTGCAGTCCGCCTGAAGCTTGGGCCGCTGCCAAACGGCGCTCTTCCTCACGGTCCAGCTCGATACAGCATTTTTTATATTTACGGCCGCTGCCGCAGTGGCATACATCATTTCTTCCTAGCTTTAACATGTTAAGTCTCCTTAGGCAAAAAAGTTAATCGCACATAAGGAGCTGCTAAGCAGATTTCCTTTATGCACCCTTACCATGGTAGCGGTTTTGACGCATTCAGGCAAGGGGCGGCCGCAAATTCCTATTCTTATTTGAGCCTAGCGTGCGCCAACATTCGTGCCAGATGGCGTGCCGGAGCCGATTAAATCGCTGCCGGTCGCCAGCTTAAGGAAATTGCCAAGATTCGGCGAGCCGTCTGCATTGCGGGTAACGGAAGGAGTCAAGCTCACGAAGTCAGCCGAGCTTGCAAGCAAGCCTTTGCCGTTTACGCTGGCATTGCTTTTCCACCAAACATTGGTATTTGAAACATCGGTGCCGCTTGTTTTGTCACTGGAGCCGCCGCTGAGGCTCAGGTTATTGGTGAATATATGTGTGCCTAAATCAAAAGCGAAGTTGCTTTGTCCATTGCTCCACGAGGTATTGTTTTTCATGGAAATGGAGCCTGGGTTGCTGTTATAAGTGAAGCCATGCTTTTTATTTTGGAAAGCGATGCTGTTCTCGACAATGTGATTTACGGCAATTTTTTCGCCGCCCAGCTTGAAGCCATTGCCATCGCTATCGGTTGTCGTTGTACCGTCGGACGTTTGGCCATTTTGATAGGCGATGCTGTTGCGAATCGTTACCATTCCAATAGCTCCCGTATCGGTTTTTGAATACAGGTCCCAGCCGTCATCCACGTTATACGCCGCAATACAGCCGTCGAAAACATTGCCCGGGCCAACCGTCAGCTTCGCCGCAAAGCCGTCTGCATCCTCCCCATTATCCGGATCATAGTTGTCGTGGGAATAAGAATTAATAATTTCATTGTAAGCTGGCCACTCGCTGTAGCCGGCAGTGGATACATAACGTCCAAGCTGCAGGCCAGTGTCGCGGTTATGATGCGTTTCAACATTTTCAATCCGGTTGTAATTTCCGCCGATGAAGATGCCGTTATCTCCAGCACCCTTCACTTCAAGACCTTTCACAAACCAGTAGTGGCCGTTAATTTGCAGACCGCGGTTCGTGGAGGCAAAAGCTTGTGCGGAGAAATCCAGCACAGGCTTCTCGCTGCCATAGGCGACAAGTCCTTTGCGCGCGCTCACCGAGCTTCCGCTGTTCGTCCGTTCAATCGTTACCGTTTCAGAAAAAGCATAGGTGCCGCCGCGCAAATAGATCGTTTTGCCCGGTTGAATTTGCGTCAGTGCTGCTGCAAGTGTAAGCGGGCTGCTGATAGTGCCGCTGTTGCTGGCAGAACCATTGGCTGCTACGAACAGATCGCCTGCGGCTGGTGTTGGTGTAGCGGTGGGTGCTGGTGTAGCTGTAGGAGCCGGAGTTGCTGTCGCTGTCGGTGCTGGAGTTGCTGTTGCCGAAGGCGTTGGCGTTGGAGTCGATGCCGAATCCGACACGCTCACATTGTCATATTTAGCGGCTGCCTTAAGGCTTACGAGACCAACTGCGCCTGAAGTGAGGCTGGAGTCCGTAGCCGTCAGCACCTGCGTGCCGTTCAAATGCATAGAAATTGCAGAGCCAGACATCGTGAGCTTTACCGTGTACCAAGTACCGGCAGCAACAGGGTAGTCAACGGTTGCCAGAGTAGTAGTGGAACCGCTTACTTTTTTGCGTATTTCAAGCTTGCCGCTGCCACTGTTATAAAGCGACGCTGCATAAAAATTATTGCCATCCTGGTAGCGTCCGGCTACATAAGCCCGGTTCGTTCCATTGAAATTATCAATTTTCACCTTGGCTTCAACGCTGTAATTCGTCCAAGCCTGATTGCCTGCGGAGGTGCGGCCTTCTGAGGAGCTGGTCTGAGCATATACATTTGAGCCGCTATCCTGTACGATTGACCAGATGCCGCTTGTGGCGGTCCAGCCCAAGGCGCCGCTACTTTCAAAATCGGCGCTGTAGAGCGTAGCCGCCTGAACTTTTCCGAGCATAGATGTAAAAGGAAGGGCTAGACAAAAGCAGAGCAGGAAGGCGAGCGGTTTAATCCCCTTTTTCTTAAAAAACATGGTGGACATTACGTGTATTTCCTCCTTTGTAATTGCTTTAATTGTATTTTATTCCAGTTAACCTCCTTGGACACATCGTAAGGAATGAAAGCGATTCCAGCAATAATCATTACCTCACATGTTCATTTACCCGCGAAAAATGGGGCTTTTTCGGTAGGCCGTTGCTGTCAGGCCATATTGTTTTTTGAAAATCGTACAGAAATACTCCAGCGTAGCAAACCCGGTCTGTTCGGCAATAGCTGCGATAGGCAGCGTTGTAGATTTGAGCAGGCGTGCTGCGACACTCATGCGGACCTGATTTTTTTTATTCGTGAACGACATGCCGTACAGCTGTCGAATCGAGCGCTCCGTTTGACGGACGCTTAAGCCGAGCTTCCCAGCGAGCTCCTGAATCGTTAGATCGATGGGGCTTGATAGAAATTGCTGCTCTATAATGGCGATACGGCTGTCATCGAGCGTTTTGGTCGGGGCGCTTACGCGCGAGGGCTCACCCTGCTTATAGTTGCGGATCAGCCTAATGAGTATTTGCTCCATAATGCTGTGAATAGCTGCGTAGTAGCCAACCGCCTGCTGCTCAGCCTCTTCGAACAATTGCTGGAACAGGGGCAGCATTTGCTGCGTGTCCTCGCCGAACCAGAACGATTTTTCCAAAAAAGCTTCCGCAATACCGGTCAAATCCTCCTCGCGGCCGCTTGCGGGAGCGGTGTTTTTGCCCGGAGCTGGCGGCTGCTCCTCAAAGCAGATGCAAAATTCAGCCATCGGGTCAAGCAGATCGGTAATTTGCTCATGGGCGATATCCGGGCCGGTCATAAACAGACAGCCAGGCTTAATCTCGTATTGCTGTCCTTCGGCAATCAATGTGCCTTTGCCCGTAGGAATATAATGAAGCTCATAGCTGCGGTTGCTATGGCGATGCTCAATGATCGATTCGTAGAAATAGCCGCAATTGACGTATTGGACGCTAAGCATTTTATGGCCTAACGCCAGCTTGATATTTAAGTGATTGAAATGCACCGTTGGATAAAACATCTTTTTCCCTGTCCCCTTATGGTTATATAACGATAGGATACCATAAATAATGCCAAGCTAACGCTTTGACAAGAAACGTTCATCCGAAATGTTGAGTATCTGGGCTTTGGTTTCAGGAGCAGGGCAATGGGTAAGCATAGATGATAGGCATGACTAAGGAACAGAGGGGAAGCTTCAGTATGCGTTTAACCCGATTGAATCAAATTTTTGTCAGCATCGTATTGGTGCTGCTTATCTTGTATTTGTTTGCGCGCAACTCCGCGTTTTTTGACCCGATTATGCTCGCGCTGAAAATCATCTTTGTACCGATTGTGCTGTCGGTATTTTTGTATTATCTCCTCCGCCCATTGGTCGCACGCCTGCATCGCTTGAAGCTGCCGAAGCCGCTCTGCATTCTGCTCATTTATGTGCTTGCGGCTGCGCTCATTACGCTGCTCGGCATCGTCGTATGGCCGATATTGCAGCGCCAGCTGACGGGTTTGCTGGAGCAGCTTCCGAAGCTTGCGGATGATTTTCGAAGGCAGCTGGAGCAGCTGCAGAAAAATC
This genomic window contains:
- a CDS encoding ribonuclease H-like YkuK family protein, yielding MMKIRKHLQLIHDMEFHNVSERRLNLEQVHDRIVRFMSLDPHANYNFMIGTDCQVHAGHTTMITGVVIQREGKGAWACYRQVVIPRELKSIKEKLSLETSYSEEVALFFGGERKKQMEDIVLPFVYKGASFEAYIDVDAGTDPAVSKTAAYVAEMVLRVEAMGMKARLKPEAIVASSYANRHSKKPYRFTANDVVEQ
- a CDS encoding pyridoxamine 5'-phosphate oxidase family protein is translated as MPNTTKQLEQEIIDVLQANHVCSFATVNGDKPMVRYMALFHDGLNLYLATNRDTSKVDELRANPNVHILVGYDGKPSSDIVQIQARAELCADDKLREKLWNENFKQWFEGPHDPEYIIIEAVPEYIEYSSDGGETKVWLQ
- a CDS encoding SEC-C metal-binding domain-containing protein, giving the protein MLKLGRNDVCHCGSGRKYKKCCIELDREEERRLAAAQASGGLQSYADIERLLDQELVWEAPSYGELARELAKQMKEGYTPAQISLALFMWKEYTDANKPSFRKSGVYCAALEYLICEIQSIPSSKAELAEKYSVSVSTLSKKCTELTSFFMEQYAELQAEQPEAAATDDAENAEQLQQEELVKA
- a CDS encoding right-handed parallel beta-helix repeat-containing protein, with protein sequence MSDSASTPTPTPSATATPAPTATATPAPTATPAPTATPTPAAGDLFVAANGSASNSGTISSPLTLAAALTQIQPGKTIYLRGGTYAFSETVTIERTNSGSSVSARKGLVAYGSEKPVLDFSAQAFASTNRGLQINGHYWFVKGLEVKGAGDNGIFIGGNYNRIENVETHHNRDTGLQLGRYVSTAGYSEWPAYNEIINSYSHDNYDPDNGEDADGFAAKLTVGPGNVFDGCIAAYNVDDGWDLYSKTDTGAIGMVTIRNSIAYQNGQTSDGTTTTDSDGNGFKLGGEKIAVNHIVENSIAFQNKKHGFTYNSNPGSISMKNNTSWSNGQSNFAFDLGTHIFTNNLSLSGGSSDKTSGTDVSNTNVWWKSNASVNGKGLLASSADFVSLTPSVTRNADGSPNLGNFLKLATGSDLIGSGTPSGTNVGAR
- a CDS encoding AraC family transcriptional regulator, which codes for MFYPTVHFNHLNIKLALGHKMLSVQYVNCGYFYESIIEHRHSNRSYELHYIPTGKGTLIAEGQQYEIKPGCLFMTGPDIAHEQITDLLDPMAEFCICFEEQPPAPGKNTAPASGREEDLTGIAEAFLEKSFWFGEDTQQMLPLFQQLFEEAEQQAVGYYAAIHSIMEQILIRLIRNYKQGEPSRVSAPTKTLDDSRIAIIEQQFLSSPIDLTIQELAGKLGLSVRQTERSIRQLYGMSFTNKKNQVRMSVAARLLKSTTLPIAAIAEQTGFATLEYFCTIFKKQYGLTATAYRKSPIFRG